CCCCTTAGGACCATACTCCTACGCACAGCAGCGGACAAATTGTTAGCAGAGGCAGatccatacatatatataggtatTGTGATCGATAGTATTGTGATTATGGCGTTAGAAGACCGAGTTTGTCGCTATTTATAGCCCTATTTTGCATAATCTAAACAGAACTGTATCAATTTCTATTTGATAGAATCAAGAATAGGGTTTTCTTAAGAGGGTCAAACTGATCGTCTGAGTAGATATTctaacatttgttataataattCGAGACTGCGAACTGCAGACACACCCACCCATTCTTCCGCCCACACAAccaaaacacacacgcacacacaccatTGTAATAACAGCTTTTTTCAGTGCTTCTCAAACTGTAATCTCTATCCATATACAATTTGAAAACTGTAATTCTTTGCCCATTTTAAATGTAATCCGATTAACTTTTTAGCCACCGGAGCGGTATGTATACGAACGATCTCTAGCCTTAAAACCTAATCTAATCTGAAACTGCattatatatactatataccgTATGACTATCAATATTGTGTAAATGCGCGAGAGTGTGCGAAGCAAATGGGACGATTTTCACGGAACGGCCCTGCCTCCCGTTTGTTTCGCCCGCCCCGTTTCGCGTCGCCCCTCAaaattgccacgcccactgacAATGCTTCTCCCTCCTCTCTGTTTATATTTCTCTGCTTGCTTTCTTTCGGCTCTGCAAACACCATTGCCATTGGGATTACCGTGACTCCCGATACGCGACCACAGATACGATGTGCGTGGAGCCCTCTGCGAACTGGCACCGCACGAGGCGCCACCAGGCGGATACGGCAACCGGCTTGAGTACTTGAGCGCCGAGGAGCAGCGCGCCGAGCAGCTGTGCGAGGAGGAGCGCTACCTGTTTCTGTACAATAACGAGGAGGAGCTGCGACTACGACAAGGTGAGCACCACGGTGGTCTGGTAGTACCTCCAGATACAAACATCCGGGCAGGGGTGTCGATATACTTTACTTGGTTTCGAAATTCGAGCGATCTCTTCTTCGAATGTGAAAAAGAAGAGAAGAGATTTCTGGAGCACAGTGAAAATGTCGGTTTTAATACTCTAGTCTAAAAGCTTTAAAAACTAGTTAATATCTAATGAAGTTGGGCTAGGACCCTACTCACATCAGATTGCTAACGCATGTAAACATATCGACACCCCCAATCCCGAACTCCTCAAATAGTAAATTGTATTACAAGTACTGCAAGTGTCATGAAACGCAAAACGCAATCAAACCCAAATCGCAAATCGAAAATAACTTGAACAAGTCAGTACCAATCACATCAAATCCAACCACCGATAAAGATACCACCGACATCCCCTCGATATTTCCAGCGAGTCCGTTCTTGGAGCAGGTAAATACGTAATCCTCACTACCTGACAGATTAAATCGTTTTTTTCAGGTTGGAGCGACTTCTTGGGCGTGTGTAGTCAGGGATCCAGATCCATGATCGCCTTGCCGGGGAAGGCTCAGGCTCTAGCGATTTTTGTTATCCAGCACCTTCCTCTATCTCTTTCTCTCTGTATCTCTCTCTCGTTCGCATCAACTCGAATACGTTTCTCTCGCTCTGATTCGAATTAGTTATTGCTGCCACCCTTCTCCTCCCGTACTAAAATCGCACATCTTCGTGTGTTCTCTGCTCTTATTTTGGCCGAATTCGCTGATCCTGCAGAGGAGGACCTCAAGCGACTGCAGCAGGAAACCTCCGGCGGCAGCTTCTGCCAGGTGGGCTTTCAATACGATAGCCAGTCGGCAGCCTCCACTTCCCTCGGTGGCTCCTCAACGGCGACCTCCCAGCTCTCGCCGAGCTCCGAGGAGAGCGAGCTGCCCTTCGTCCTGCCTTACACCCTGATGATGGCACCACCCTTGGACATGCAGCTGGTGAGTCAAAGCGTGAAACGAAGATCAAGAGAAGCCTTCCCctaaaaaatgttttccaaGAACCTAAAAAGTTATGGTAGTAATGGTTTCTTAATTGATTTTCAGCCCGAAACGATGAAGCAGCACGCTATTATCGAGAAGACTGCTCGCTTTATCGCCACCCAGGGCGCCCAAATGGAAATTCTAATCAAGGCAAAGCAGGCGAACAACACGCAGTTCGATTTCCTGACCCAAGGTGGACACCTGCAGCCCTACTACCGTCACCTCTTGGCTGCGATCAAGGCGGCCAAATTTCCGCCCGCACCAGAAACTCCATTGGATCAGCAGAATACAGACAAGGAAGCACCCTCAGCGGACGACCACAGCGAGGAAGTCGCGGGTGGAAGGAGGAACCCCAATCAAGTGGTCATCACGGTGCCCACCATCAAGTACAAGCCCTCGGCCAACTGCGCCTACACCCAGCTCATTAGCAAGATCAAGGGCGTGCCCCTCCAAGCGGTCTTGCTGGAGGACGAGTCAAGCAATCCAGGGAACTCGCAGCACTCGGGCGGCACGGCCTCGCCCGCACTTAGCTGTCGATCCGAAGGTCACAACAGCCAGGGAGGGGAGTTCACACCCGTGCTGCTGCAGTACAACGGTAGCACCTTCACACACGAGGAGGAATCGTCGAACCGGGAGCAGCAGGATGATAACGATGGCAACAGTGGTGAGCCGCCGCAGGTGGAGCTGCTTAAGAACACAAGTGCGCTGGCGTTGGCCCAAAACTATAGTTCAGAAAGTGAGGAGGAGGAAGATCAAGTTCAGCCAGAAAAGGAGGAGGAAAAGGTGGGCACTCTCACAATCTAAAGTTCATGTGTATAATCTGTCATTTCTTTATTTCAGAAACCGGAGCCCGTGCTTACCTTCCCCGTTCCGGAGGACAGTCTAAGGCACATAATCGACAAGACGGCCACGTACGTAATCAAGAACGGACGCCAATTCGAGGAGACCCTTCGCACGAAGAGCGTGGAAAGGTTTAGTTTCTTGCTGCCGGCCAATGAGTACTATCCATACTACTTGTACAAAGTGACCGGCGATGTGGATGCGGCTTCCAAGGAGGAGAAAACTAGGAAAGCAGCAGCTGTAGCTGCCGCCCTGATGTCAAAGAAGGGGCTTAGTtttggaggagcagcagctgcagtgAGTGGAAGCAATCTGGATAAGGGTGAGTTAAGGACAAAGGGATTTCCCAGGTTCGGTATTTAAttgatatttgtttttgtaGCTCCTGTAAGTTTCTCCATTCGGGCTCGCGATGACCAATGTCCATTGCAACACACTTTACCGCAGGAAGCCAGCGACGAGGAGGCTAGTTCGAGTGCTGCTGGGGTGGAGCAAGTGCGACCGGGTATGCCAGATAGTGTGCAACGGGCCATCAAACAGGTAGAGACGCAGTTGTTGGCCAGGACCGCCGGGCAGAAGGGCAACACCACGTCTTCCCCATCCTGTTCCTCACCGCAAAAAGAGCAGCGACAAGGTACGAtaaagttatatatatatcaagaATACCCTGATATTAATAACTGCACTATTTTGTTTTAAAGCTGAGGAGCGTGTTAAGGACAAGCTGGCGCAGATTGCCCGCGAGAAGTTGAACGGAATGATTTCACGCGAGAAACAATTGCAGTTGGAACGAAAGCGAAAGGCCTTGGCCTTTCTAAATCAGATAAAAGGTGAGCTCACCGTAAATCGAACGCTATTGTGTATAATCTCGTCGATTTCCACCAGGTGAGGGTGCCACTGTGGGCTCTGCTGTGTCTGTTGTTGGTCCGAATCCTCCGGAGTCGGCGGCCGGAGCTGCTACCGCCGACAGTGGGGACGAGTCTGGTGATTCTGTCCGTTCCATACCAATTACATATTTTGGGCCCGACGACGATGACGAAGTCGGTGAACAAAGGCCTGAGATGAGGCTCAAAGGGGGCACGCAGAaggacgaggaggacgacgatgAAGAGGATGGCGGCGATCTGGAGAAGTACAACTTGCTCAACGACGATAGCACGAACACCTTCACCAGCAAACCCGTTCTTCCTCCCACCGCTGCTCCACCTGCTGCCGTTCTGCTTTCTGACGACGATGACGTCCAGCTTGTGGCCACTACCTCAACGCGGTCCTCCAGCTCGCGCCATCTTAAAACCCACCGCCGGAGCAGAAGTCGCAG
The Drosophila mauritiana strain mau12 chromosome X, ASM438214v1, whole genome shotgun sequence DNA segment above includes these coding regions:
- the LOC117146459 gene encoding protein suppressor of white apricot isoform X1, with protein sequence MMPYNVRNAGGGSVGGILRRTGQGSATVSTILGNGNTPGALGTGKVSSSSLENHRQPPLELLVFGYACKIFRDDEKAREMDHGKQLIPWMGDVNLKIDRYDVRGALCELAPHEAPPGGYGNRLEYLSAEEQRAEQLCEEERYLFLYNNEEELRLRQEEDLKRLQQETSGGSFCQVGFQYDSQSAASTSLGGSSTATSQLSPSSEESELPFVLPYTLMMAPPLDMQLPETMKQHAIIEKTARFIATQGAQMEILIKAKQANNTQFDFLTQGGHLQPYYRHLLAAIKAAKFPPAPETPLDQQNTDKEAPSADDHSEEVAGGRRNPNQVVITVPTIKYKPSANCAYTQLISKIKGVPLQAVLLEDESSNPGNSQHSGGTASPALSCRSEGHNSQGGEFTPVLLQYNGSTFTHEEESSNREQQDDNDGNSGEPPQVELLKNTSALALAQNYSSESEEEEDQVQPEKEEEKKPEPVLTFPVPEDSLRHIIDKTATYVIKNGRQFEETLRTKSVERFSFLLPANEYYPYYLYKVTGDVDAASKEEKTRKAAAVAAALMSKKGLSFGGAAAAVSGSNLDKAPVSFSIRARDDQCPLQHTLPQEASDEEASSSAAGVEQVRPGMPDSVQRAIKQVETQLLARTAGQKGNTTSSPSCSSPQKEQRQAEERVKDKLAQIAREKLNGMISREKQLQLERKRKALAFLNQIKGEGATVGSAVSVVGPNPPESAAGAATADSGDESGDSVRSIPITYFGPDDDDEVGEQRPEMRLKGGTQKDEEDDDEEDGGDLEKYNLLNDDSTNTFTSKPVLPPTAAPPAAVLLSDDDDVQLVATTSTRSSSSRHLKTHRRSRSRSKNVRSSDSSPSSRESSRRRRQKSSRRSREPSSNPPRKSQHSSTQRKKTPKKRRRSKSRSRSKSIRRSRSISILRTNRRSRSRSSSCRNAEQRRQQDRRRTPTKKSHKRHKRRRRSSSP
- the LOC117146459 gene encoding protein suppressor of white apricot isoform X2, yielding MMPYNVRNAGGGSVGGILRRTGQGSATVSTILGNGNTPGALGTGKVSSSSLENHRQPPLELLVFGYACKIFRDDEKAREMDHGKQLIPWMGDVNLKIDRYDVRGALCELAPHEAPPGGYGNRLEYLSAEEQRAEQLCEEERYLFLYNNEEELRLRQEEDLKRLQQETSGGSFCQVGFQYDSQSAASTSLGGSSTATSQLSPSSEESELPFVLPYTLMMAPPLDMQLPETMKQHAIIEKTARFIATQGAQMEILIKAKQANNTQFDFLTQGGHLQPYYRHLLAAIKAAKFPPAPETPLDQQNTDKEAPSADDHSEEVAGGRRNPNQVVITVPTIKYKPSANCAYTQLISKIKGVPLQAVLLEDESSNPGNSQHSGGTASPALSCRSEGHNSQGGEFTPVLLQYNGSTFTHEEESSNREQQDDNDGNSGEPPQVELLKNTSALALAQNYSSESEEEEDQVQPEKEEEKKPEPVLTFPVPEDSLRHIIDKTATYVIKNGRQFEETLRTKSVERFSFLLPANEYYPYYLYKVTGDVDAASKEEKTRKAAAVAAALMSKKGLSFGGAAAAVSGSNLDKAPEASDEEASSSAAGVEQVRPGMPDSVQRAIKQVETQLLARTAGQKGNTTSSPSCSSPQKEQRQAEERVKDKLAQIAREKLNGMISREKQLQLERKRKALAFLNQIKGEGATVGSAVSVVGPNPPESAAGAATADSGDESGDSVRSIPITYFGPDDDDEVGEQRPEMRLKGGTQKDEEDDDEEDGGDLEKYNLLNDDSTNTFTSKPVLPPTAAPPAAVLLSDDDDVQLVATTSTRSSSSRHLKTHRRSRSRSKNVRSSDSSPSSRESSRRRRQKSSRRSREPSSNPPRKSQHSSTQRKKTPKKRRRSKSRSRSKSIRRSRSISILRTNRRSRSRSSSCRNAEQRRQQDRRRTPTKKSHKRHKRRRRSSSP
- the LOC117146459 gene encoding protein suppressor of white apricot isoform X3 produces the protein MMPYNVRNAGGGSVGGILRRTGQGSATVSTILGNGNTPGALGTGKVSSSSLENHRQPPLELLVFGYACKIFRDDEKAREMDHGKQLIPWMGDVNLKIDRYDVRGALCELAPHEAPPGGYGNRLEYLSAEEQRAEQLCEEERYLFLYNNEEELRLRQGWSDFLGVCSQGSRSMIALPGKAQALAIFVIQHLPLSLSLCISLSFASTRIRFSRSDSN